A DNA window from Paenibacillus andongensis contains the following coding sequences:
- a CDS encoding TetR/AcrR family transcriptional regulator yields MSDKDISSNENSRVLKTYQEARLQNTENLRKLVVDAAAMLLQEEGPEAVTVRKVAEKMDCSTKIIYSLFVNKEGLAQQLYLEGCKLLANVFEGAPKTANPTQHLLNLGEAFWQFGQHYSSYYKLMFGGAFGNFKPDEESMQGTVTAMRQLLTVINNAQEQGLIPGQYDTESVVRIVWSSLHGVIHLYMGGHLGDIQSAHAVYRQTLSMLVSSLLPNHSI; encoded by the coding sequence ATGAGCGACAAAGATATCTCTTCAAATGAGAACTCACGTGTGTTGAAAACCTACCAAGAAGCTCGCTTGCAAAATACTGAAAATCTCCGTAAGCTCGTTGTTGATGCTGCAGCAATGCTCTTGCAAGAGGAGGGCCCGGAAGCTGTTACTGTGCGTAAAGTAGCGGAGAAAATGGATTGCTCGACAAAAATTATTTATAGCTTGTTTGTCAATAAAGAGGGCTTGGCACAGCAGCTGTATCTGGAAGGATGTAAACTTCTGGCTAACGTATTTGAGGGGGCACCGAAGACGGCTAACCCAACGCAGCATTTGCTAAATTTAGGCGAAGCCTTTTGGCAATTCGGACAGCATTACTCCAGCTATTATAAGCTGATGTTCGGAGGAGCTTTCGGAAATTTCAAACCAGACGAGGAAAGTATGCAAGGCACCGTAACGGCCATGCGGCAATTATTGACCGTGATCAACAATGCGCAAGAGCAAGGACTGATTCCCGGCCAGTACGACACGGAATCCGTTGTACGAATAGTCTGGTCCTCGCTCCATGGTGTTATTCATCTTTACATGGGTGGACACTTAGGAGATATACAATCGGCCCATGCCGTATACAGGCAAACGTTGTCAATGTTAGTCAGCTCATTGTTGCCAAATCATAGCATCTAA
- a CDS encoding phage tail protein, translating to MQDGQTFFSLNKPLDWEHGYEANIHMQSEGFSIQQTEKYSIHRIVRTDELEGIHPIQEMTVGPGRKLFLLDEASNVWIYDDESRHLESLFRQGHQLFSHQAMLASMSDLLVIADAHVESERRLAVYSISNGQTMWAIHDWEGLELFPLSVNTRLTTANSLYVTVPLDITIGMNGGPEVPKGGRIGIIQWNAAGEVVHVYEHETLRLEEAAGMTALRGRYYTAAAGGKLVLLDAQLRTVTVFHEDGREPFHFKLEQEGRFAGISIDTNHNLYIGDSGYAQQEGVTERFILKFRENGEQFDKVTSFRGRTDKLLHDGRNRLYVFDRISGQISLLDLRARTMLLEGTQLPEAIYFSGDLDTTETETQWHKIRLEADIPEETQVRFSYFTSDESEGFIDGEYVNYTGYLTDPGISIRDKLAATRDLWSEPILNPKDALLMNARGRYLWFKIELIGSEQKSPYIRKLRVYFPRTSLIAYLPPIYQQDEEHSPFLERFLAMFSTFFDDMEDKIDRISSHFDPDAVSGTYLEWLGRWLAITDHEAWGETKLRELIKQAPELYKLRGTREGMMNMLKIYTGSEPFLLEYFQFKQMQETSELRQLFAQLYGDNPYCFCIMLKPEFVQTDAQRLTIEQIIEDQKPAYTEGKLIVLQPWMYADMHTYLGINTYLSEPTLLTLDQHSSMPYNTVLIDVDLDKRMDIHTRLELDSEIE from the coding sequence ATGCAGGATGGACAAACGTTTTTTTCACTTAATAAACCGCTTGACTGGGAACATGGATATGAAGCCAATATTCATATGCAGAGCGAAGGATTTTCAATTCAGCAGACAGAAAAATACAGCATTCATCGCATCGTTCGCACAGACGAGCTGGAAGGCATTCATCCTATTCAAGAGATGACGGTCGGGCCGGGTCGGAAGCTATTTTTGCTAGACGAGGCTTCGAATGTATGGATTTATGATGATGAAAGTCGCCACCTTGAGTCGCTATTTCGTCAAGGTCATCAGTTGTTTAGCCATCAAGCGATGCTAGCTTCGATGTCAGATCTTTTGGTGATAGCAGATGCCCACGTTGAAAGCGAAAGAAGACTTGCGGTTTATTCGATTTCCAATGGACAAACCATGTGGGCTATCCATGATTGGGAAGGGCTTGAATTATTCCCACTCTCGGTTAATACAAGATTAACAACGGCGAATTCACTTTACGTGACGGTCCCTTTGGACATTACGATTGGTATGAATGGAGGTCCTGAAGTCCCTAAGGGCGGCCGGATCGGTATTATACAGTGGAACGCGGCAGGTGAAGTGGTGCATGTGTATGAACATGAAACGCTCCGTCTGGAAGAAGCGGCTGGCATGACTGCACTTCGAGGGCGTTATTACACCGCTGCTGCAGGTGGTAAATTAGTTCTATTGGATGCACAGCTCAGAACGGTAACGGTGTTCCATGAGGATGGTCGGGAGCCGTTTCATTTTAAGCTGGAGCAGGAAGGGCGCTTTGCCGGAATTTCCATTGATACGAATCATAATCTTTATATAGGGGACAGCGGATACGCACAGCAAGAAGGAGTAACGGAGCGGTTTATTCTAAAGTTTCGCGAGAATGGCGAGCAGTTTGATAAAGTAACGAGCTTTCGAGGGCGAACGGATAAATTGCTGCATGATGGGCGCAATCGGTTGTATGTTTTTGATCGGATAAGCGGTCAGATTAGCCTGCTTGATCTTCGTGCCCGTACGATGCTGCTTGAGGGGACTCAGCTCCCGGAGGCCATCTATTTCTCGGGGGATCTGGATACGACGGAGACGGAGACACAGTGGCATAAGATTCGTTTAGAAGCCGATATTCCGGAGGAAACGCAGGTTCGCTTTTCCTATTTTACATCGGATGAAAGTGAAGGATTCATTGATGGCGAATACGTAAATTATACGGGTTATTTGACGGATCCAGGCATTTCGATTCGAGATAAGCTGGCTGCGACGCGCGACTTATGGTCTGAGCCCATTCTGAATCCGAAGGATGCTCTTCTGATGAATGCCAGAGGCCGTTATTTATGGTTCAAAATCGAGCTGATTGGCAGCGAGCAAAAATCACCTTACATCCGAAAGCTTCGGGTCTACTTCCCGAGAACGTCACTAATTGCCTATTTGCCTCCGATTTATCAGCAGGACGAGGAGCACAGCCCTTTTCTGGAGCGGTTTCTGGCGATGTTCAGCACGTTCTTTGACGATATGGAGGATAAAATAGACCGTATTTCCTCTCACTTCGATCCGGATGCGGTGTCCGGCACTTATCTGGAATGGTTAGGCCGCTGGTTGGCTATCACGGATCATGAGGCATGGGGCGAGACGAAGTTAAGAGAGCTGATTAAGCAGGCCCCTGAGCTTTACAAATTGCGGGGAACTCGCGAGGGCATGATGAACATGCTTAAGATTTACACTGGGTCTGAACCGTTTTTGCTGGAATATTTTCAGTTTAAACAAATGCAGGAGACGTCGGAGCTGCGGCAGCTCTTTGCCCAGTTATATGGGGATAATCCTTATTGCTTCTGCATCATGTTAAAGCCTGAATTCGTACAGACCGACGCACAGCGACTAACCATCGAACAAATCATTGAAGACCAAAAACCAGCCTATACCGAAGGCAAATTAATCGTTCTACAACCGTGGATGTACGCGGACATGCATACCTATCTGGGCATTAATACTTACTTATCAGAGCCTACCTTGTTAACACTCGATCAGCATTCGTCGATGCCATACAATACGGTGCTGATTGACGTAGATCTCGATAAACGAATGGACATACATACTCGCTTGGAATTGGATTCCGAAATCGAATAA
- a CDS encoding putative baseplate assembly protein, which produces MLPIPNLDDRMFEQMVLEARKSIPKLFPEWTDENEHDPGITLLELMSWMTEMQQYYLNRVTERSERKFLKLLGIKPREAVSAVCDVAFAGLQQQLVLPKGTPLQAMDQRFETIETVHLVPSELEKVLVRTETAAGDFTSNNHAKIAYYAFGPDARKGAHLYLGFDRALPEQTEISIAFKLFDRYPVTLGHNEDGTTPMISSAKVAWTFAGAGQQGQSESWLPIEQISDSTVHLSQSGELRFQITSEMKPMALYPADDRSRFWICCTLEEDGYELSPKIEKVSLNAVKAAEQETFSEVTAFDSSGEPDQSFEVSSYLAYNGLHTVQVQDEQGHWRDWHIVAELEDCEPDDLCCQLQQDSALRTTRLRFGDGVNGRIPPQGAQRIRLIAYTAEFDYGRFVGGSRGLPSQTFEISRGRMYKPSSMLLQVGYRPRGERDVVWDDWQSVDDFDNSKSTDRHYVYDAAAGTIRFGNNEAGLTPPKSVEPNIRFLALQAGGGVRGNVKDGLVTGFTNTKGVRVTNPFPARGGLEAETLTQAKLRVRRELDAPTRAVTGEDYEAIAKATPGLRVARVKAIPLYKPGMRDYPKVKAPAQMTVVVVPYSESDKPKAGKGFLQTIKQHLDRHRLLTTELHVIPAEYIKITVHAVVVMEPKHKDEQRRIMQELKLLLQPMDHGQGSEGWRFGRTVYKGDIYGAISRIKGVVYVQDIWIDAEGTGFHKDGAGDIHIPPYALVYSGDHEVETISQTDL; this is translated from the coding sequence GTGCTGCCGATACCTAATTTGGATGATCGTATGTTTGAACAGATGGTGCTGGAGGCTCGGAAGTCGATACCGAAGCTTTTTCCGGAGTGGACGGATGAGAATGAGCATGACCCGGGGATTACGCTGCTGGAATTGATGTCATGGATGACGGAGATGCAGCAGTATTACCTAAACCGGGTGACGGAGCGCAGTGAACGGAAGTTTCTTAAGCTGCTTGGGATTAAGCCTCGTGAAGCTGTATCTGCGGTTTGTGATGTGGCGTTTGCTGGTTTACAGCAGCAGCTTGTGCTCCCCAAAGGGACACCGCTGCAAGCGATGGACCAGCGGTTTGAGACAATAGAGACGGTGCATCTTGTTCCTTCCGAGCTGGAGAAAGTGCTGGTGCGCACGGAGACGGCGGCAGGTGATTTTACATCGAATAATCACGCTAAGATTGCTTATTATGCTTTTGGACCTGATGCACGTAAGGGCGCGCATTTGTATCTCGGGTTCGATAGAGCGCTGCCTGAGCAAACGGAGATTTCGATTGCTTTTAAGCTGTTTGACCGCTATCCGGTAACGTTGGGTCACAATGAAGATGGGACAACGCCGATGATTTCTTCTGCTAAGGTGGCATGGACGTTCGCGGGGGCTGGGCAGCAGGGGCAGAGTGAAAGTTGGCTGCCTATCGAACAGATAAGCGACTCAACGGTTCATTTGTCGCAAAGCGGAGAGCTCCGGTTTCAGATTACGTCGGAGATGAAGCCGATGGCGCTTTACCCAGCGGATGATCGCAGCCGATTCTGGATTTGCTGTACACTCGAGGAGGACGGCTATGAGCTGTCTCCGAAGATTGAGAAGGTTAGTCTCAATGCGGTGAAAGCAGCTGAGCAGGAAACCTTCAGCGAAGTCACTGCTTTTGATAGCTCAGGTGAGCCTGACCAGAGCTTCGAGGTAAGCTCGTACCTCGCTTACAACGGCCTGCACACTGTGCAGGTGCAGGACGAGCAAGGGCACTGGCGCGACTGGCACATCGTCGCGGAGCTCGAGGACTGCGAGCCGGACGATCTCTGCTGCCAGCTGCAGCAGGACTCGGCTCTGCGCACCACCCGTCTGCGTTTCGGCGATGGGGTGAACGGGCGTATCCCGCCGCAAGGCGCGCAGCGGATACGGCTTATTGCTTACACGGCCGAGTTCGACTATGGCCGTTTTGTCGGAGGCAGCAGAGGTCTGCCCAGCCAGACCTTTGAAATCAGCCGTGGCCGGATGTATAAGCCCAGCAGCATGCTGCTGCAGGTTGGTTACCGACCGCGCGGAGAGCGAGACGTCGTTTGGGACGACTGGCAGTCCGTGGATGACTTCGATAATTCGAAGTCCACGGACAGGCATTACGTCTACGACGCTGCGGCAGGGACGATCCGCTTCGGTAATAACGAAGCGGGTCTCACTCCGCCCAAGTCCGTGGAACCGAATATTCGGTTCCTGGCGCTGCAAGCGGGCGGCGGAGTGCGAGGCAACGTGAAGGATGGCCTCGTGACCGGCTTCACGAATACCAAAGGCGTGCGTGTGACGAATCCGTTCCCGGCGCGAGGCGGCCTCGAAGCGGAGACGCTCACGCAGGCAAAGCTTCGCGTGCGGCGCGAGCTCGACGCGCCGACGCGCGCCGTGACTGGCGAGGACTACGAGGCGATCGCGAAGGCGACGCCGGGTCTGCGTGTCGCGCGTGTGAAGGCAATCCCGCTGTACAAGCCAGGCATGCGGGATTATCCGAAGGTCAAAGCGCCCGCGCAGATGACCGTCGTGGTCGTTCCATATAGCGAGAGCGATAAGCCGAAAGCAGGCAAGGGCTTCTTGCAAACGATCAAACAGCATCTAGATCGGCATCGTCTTTTGACCACAGAACTACATGTGATTCCCGCCGAATATATTAAAATAACGGTTCACGCTGTCGTGGTAATGGAACCCAAGCACAAAGATGAACAGCGCCGAATCATGCAGGAGCTCAAGCTTTTGCTGCAGCCGATGGATCATGGGCAAGGCTCGGAAGGCTGGCGTTTTGGCCGGACTGTCTATAAGGGCGATATTTATGGCGCTATTTCCCGGATTAAAGGGGTTGTCTATGTGCAGGACATTTGGATAGACGCCGAGGGCACAGGTTTCCACAAGGATGGCGCTGGCGACATTCATATCCCGCCTTATGCCTTGGTCTATTCCGGTGATCATGAAGTGGAAACCATTAGTCAGACGGATTTATAA
- a CDS encoding RNA-guided endonuclease InsQ/TnpB family protein, producing the protein MILAKKVRLKPTPEQEKQLWKSAGTARWAYNWALNRQQANYENGGKFIPDEDLRKELTLLKQTEEYAWLYEVSNNVTKQAIKDACEAFKKFFKKKAKYPQFKSRKRSKPAFYNDTVKLKVQENRVLIEKVGWIETAEKLPMHTKYTQPRLSFDGKYWYIAVGVEQKTAAVELADVTLGIDLGVKDLAVRSDGIKHKNINKTKAVRKMKKRLRRLQRSVSRKYEMNKEGSRYAKTSNIVKQEKQIRLLHRKLANTRNNHIHQVTNSIVKTKPSKIVIEDLNVSGMMKNKYLSKAVAEQKLHDFKAKLSYKCEKNGIVLVEADRWFPSSKMCSSCGGVKKELKLSDRVYVCSCGLSMDRDLNASINLSRYGKQLAI; encoded by the coding sequence ATGATTCTAGCGAAAAAAGTTAGGCTAAAGCCAACACCCGAACAAGAGAAACAACTCTGGAAATCCGCAGGAACTGCACGTTGGGCGTACAATTGGGCGTTAAATCGGCAACAAGCAAACTACGAGAACGGCGGTAAGTTCATCCCTGATGAAGACTTGCGCAAAGAGTTAACCCTTTTGAAACAAACAGAAGAATACGCTTGGTTATATGAAGTATCGAACAATGTGACCAAACAAGCGATTAAAGATGCTTGCGAAGCGTTCAAAAAGTTCTTCAAAAAGAAAGCAAAGTATCCGCAGTTCAAGAGTAGAAAACGCTCAAAACCTGCCTTCTACAACGATACCGTTAAACTCAAAGTACAAGAAAACAGAGTGCTTATCGAGAAAGTGGGCTGGATAGAAACAGCTGAAAAACTTCCGATGCATACAAAGTACACCCAGCCGCGACTTAGTTTTGACGGAAAGTATTGGTATATAGCAGTGGGTGTGGAACAAAAAACAGCTGCGGTAGAATTGGCGGACGTTACTCTTGGAATAGACCTGGGTGTGAAAGACTTAGCGGTTCGTTCAGACGGTATCAAGCATAAGAACATCAATAAAACCAAGGCAGTACGCAAGATGAAGAAACGGCTTCGCAGGTTGCAGAGAAGCGTTTCCCGTAAATACGAAATGAACAAGGAGGGAAGCCGTTACGCCAAGACGAGCAACATTGTAAAACAAGAAAAACAGATACGTTTGCTTCATAGGAAGTTAGCGAACACCCGTAACAACCACATTCATCAAGTGACAAATTCGATTGTGAAAACCAAGCCATCGAAAATTGTGATTGAAGACTTGAATGTGAGCGGGATGATGAAGAACAAGTACCTGTCTAAAGCGGTTGCAGAGCAAAAGCTACACGATTTCAAGGCTAAGCTATCTTACAAGTGCGAGAAAAATGGGATTGTACTTGTGGAAGCTGACAGGTGGTTTCCTTCTTCTAAAATGTGTTCCTCTTGTGGGGGCGTGAAGAAGGAGTTGAAACTATCTGATCGAGTGTATGTCTGTTCTTGTGGCTTGAGTATGGATAGAGACCTGAATGCTTCGATCAACCTTTCACGTTATGGAAAGCAATTAGCGATATAA
- a CDS encoding baseplate J/gp47 family protein, protein MQPPKIDSRDLPDLIAQMKEMAPYYTPEWRFTPENPDPGSALFLMFADMFQDNIKRLNRVPTKNLISFLNMFDVTLLPARPARSYLTFALNEGTKESVFISAGTQVAAAAEEGSILYETDRSALLTPALLTDVYMTSRKQDMIIRISEEFVTASRQGHAAPTALFRLQDGDNLQEHAIYLEHSSLFTVHNTARIEIEFRNSKRRFDELSMSNQLADPELTEWLYATEEGWKAFDHVEAKRNRVTLLKAVAGEIALREVNGVSGRWIQCRLKPLMSGGRTLADSKLSMDNISFKTDYVDTLETGGVRPDQMFYNDIGADPSGFYPFGDQFALYGSFYIGSQEVFTKKDGDIKLSFGLQAIQNRFQPELTEQVDWKMVMKKSKFDKPPVTHVTVMEVAWEYWNGATWLRLDVGKEAEKLFYYPQEQKVRKEIHFRCPADLEATYVNGNENCWIRARILHIENAYVAQAIYLSPWVDDVSLTYQYGDRLYPSERCLALNNTVFEDRTRHSRQLEGGFEPFQPLEGRHPALHLSFDTPPVKGPISMFVSVKQQRFSEQDMPLLEWEYLRTGLIPGSHAEWAALKVIDDTNGLTQSGTVQFVGPSDFAGASLFGKDGYWIRAVNRDDKYDDRSGRIQIPTIQGLYMNTVQVLQQETIIGEIPDSKGLEETEYQLSRSGIVSEEVWVDETEFVTEEEITEYERVGTPLMEISRDSEGNLLQLWVRWTAVRQMADSGNRDRHYMIDRTFGRIRVGDGIHGMRPPKGGLEQLKVTYQVTSGQVGNVGARMINQMQDSIAFVGEVYNPEQASGGCQAEKLESALQRGPEMLKHRDRAVSSKDYEWLAREAYPNIAKVTCIPNRNAYMHKEIGAMTLVVLPKEGQKGSSAFPELKKQVERYILQRASSLVAFPERLQVIEPVYMEISVSAIVAVEGMDAVVATEIQALEKLNRFLDPLTGNFDGKGWGIGQQIHPSVFYALLKSIRVISHVEKLYMTVYEIEDSERTELDVNRLPALPHGIIVSGKHKVVVNAL, encoded by the coding sequence GTGCAACCTCCCAAAATTGATTCCAGAGATTTACCCGATCTGATCGCGCAAATGAAAGAGATGGCGCCGTACTATACGCCTGAGTGGCGGTTCACGCCTGAAAATCCGGATCCGGGTTCCGCGCTGTTCTTGATGTTCGCTGATATGTTCCAGGACAATATCAAGCGATTGAACCGAGTGCCTACGAAAAATTTGATATCGTTTCTCAACATGTTCGATGTGACGCTGCTTCCGGCACGTCCTGCCCGAAGTTACTTGACGTTTGCGCTGAACGAGGGTACGAAGGAATCCGTGTTCATCTCGGCAGGCACACAAGTTGCGGCTGCAGCGGAAGAAGGCAGCATCTTGTATGAGACCGATCGCAGCGCGTTATTGACTCCTGCGCTGCTTACGGATGTGTACATGACGAGCCGCAAACAGGATATGATTATTCGCATATCCGAAGAGTTCGTCACGGCATCTCGGCAAGGGCATGCAGCGCCGACGGCGCTTTTCCGCTTGCAGGATGGCGACAATTTGCAGGAGCATGCCATTTATTTGGAGCACAGCTCGCTTTTCACCGTGCACAATACGGCTCGTATTGAAATTGAATTCCGTAACTCGAAGCGACGTTTTGATGAACTTTCGATGTCTAATCAGCTGGCAGATCCCGAGCTAACAGAGTGGTTATATGCCACAGAGGAAGGCTGGAAGGCTTTTGATCACGTAGAGGCTAAGAGGAATCGGGTTACTCTGTTGAAAGCAGTGGCGGGTGAGATTGCTCTGCGAGAAGTGAACGGGGTATCCGGACGCTGGATACAGTGTCGCCTTAAACCGCTGATGAGCGGTGGCAGAACGCTGGCGGACAGCAAGCTGTCCATGGATAACATCTCATTTAAAACGGATTATGTTGATACACTGGAAACAGGTGGCGTTCGACCTGATCAGATGTTTTACAATGATATTGGTGCGGACCCATCGGGGTTTTATCCGTTTGGTGATCAGTTTGCGCTTTATGGTTCCTTTTACATCGGGAGTCAGGAAGTTTTTACGAAAAAAGACGGAGATATTAAGCTGAGCTTTGGGCTGCAAGCGATTCAGAATCGGTTTCAGCCGGAGCTGACGGAACAAGTCGATTGGAAAATGGTAATGAAAAAATCCAAGTTCGATAAGCCGCCAGTTACTCACGTCACTGTTATGGAGGTCGCTTGGGAGTATTGGAATGGGGCAACTTGGTTGCGGCTGGATGTGGGGAAGGAAGCAGAGAAGCTGTTTTATTATCCGCAGGAGCAGAAGGTACGCAAAGAAATTCACTTCCGTTGTCCGGCTGATCTAGAAGCGACATATGTGAACGGTAATGAAAATTGCTGGATCCGAGCGCGGATTTTACATATCGAGAATGCGTATGTGGCGCAAGCGATCTATCTATCACCTTGGGTGGATGATGTGTCCCTAACCTATCAGTATGGTGATCGTCTCTACCCTTCAGAACGCTGCTTAGCACTGAATAATACGGTGTTTGAGGATCGGACTCGGCATAGCCGTCAGCTGGAGGGGGGGTTTGAGCCCTTTCAACCTTTGGAGGGCCGTCATCCTGCCTTGCATCTTTCTTTTGATACACCGCCAGTAAAAGGCCCGATATCGATGTTCGTTTCCGTGAAACAGCAACGTTTCTCGGAGCAGGACATGCCGCTACTCGAATGGGAGTATTTGCGAACTGGTTTGATCCCGGGGAGCCATGCCGAATGGGCAGCACTCAAGGTGATCGATGATACGAACGGTTTGACCCAGAGCGGTACCGTGCAATTCGTTGGTCCATCAGATTTTGCAGGGGCGTCGTTGTTTGGGAAAGATGGCTATTGGATTCGTGCCGTTAATCGTGATGATAAATATGATGATCGTTCCGGTCGGATACAAATTCCTACCATTCAGGGCCTGTATATGAATACGGTTCAAGTGCTTCAGCAGGAGACGATTATCGGGGAAATTCCCGATTCCAAAGGGCTGGAAGAAACGGAATACCAGCTCAGCAGAAGCGGGATTGTCTCAGAAGAGGTTTGGGTGGATGAGACGGAGTTTGTGACAGAAGAGGAGATCACTGAGTACGAACGTGTTGGGACTCCACTTATGGAGATTAGTCGGGATTCCGAGGGGAATTTACTTCAGCTCTGGGTTCGCTGGACGGCAGTTCGCCAGATGGCGGACTCCGGCAATCGGGATCGTCATTATATGATTGATCGTACGTTTGGACGTATCCGTGTAGGTGACGGTATCCATGGCATGCGGCCGCCAAAGGGTGGGCTGGAGCAGCTGAAGGTAACTTATCAAGTTACGTCTGGGCAAGTCGGAAACGTAGGGGCTAGGATGATTAACCAGATGCAGGACTCTATTGCGTTTGTCGGTGAGGTTTATAACCCAGAACAAGCGTCAGGCGGGTGCCAAGCCGAAAAGCTGGAGTCAGCTTTGCAGCGCGGTCCAGAAATGCTAAAGCATCGTGATCGGGCCGTATCGTCCAAAGATTACGAGTGGCTAGCGCGTGAGGCTTATCCGAACATTGCAAAAGTCACGTGCATACCGAATCGGAACGCCTATATGCACAAAGAAATCGGAGCTATGACTTTAGTGGTGCTGCCAAAAGAAGGGCAGAAGGGAAGCTCCGCATTTCCAGAGCTGAAGAAGCAGGTAGAGAGGTATATACTACAGCGGGCTTCCAGCTTGGTTGCTTTCCCAGAGCGGCTTCAAGTGATTGAGCCTGTCTATATGGAAATTTCCGTTTCGGCGATCGTCGCTGTTGAGGGGATGGACGCCGTAGTAGCTACCGAAATTCAGGCGTTGGAGAAGCTGAACCGCTTCCTTGATCCGCTAACAGGTAATTTCGATGGAAAAGGCTGGGGTATCGGGCAGCAAATTCACCCCTCCGTTTTCTACGCATTGTTGAAATCAATACGAGTGATCAGTCATGTAGAGAAGCTTTACATGACCGTGTACGAGATTGAGGACAGTGAACGTACGGAACTCGACGTGAACCGCCTCCCGGCGCTCCCGCACGGAATCATTGTGAGCGGCAAGCACAAGGTGGTTGTGAATGCTTTGTAG
- a CDS encoding GPW/gp25 family protein, translated as MSEAFLGRGWKFPIQVDPATGRIRMSEYEEDIAEAIRVILGTTQGERVMRPSFGCGVQEFIFGLTDDTTLHLLQSNIEEAIRNWEPRVHEVDVKAIPEEDDPAKVMIHISYQVRTTNNLFNQVYPFYLFEGSK; from the coding sequence GTGTCGGAAGCATTTTTGGGACGAGGTTGGAAATTCCCCATTCAGGTCGATCCTGCGACAGGGCGAATCCGAATGTCTGAGTATGAGGAAGACATCGCCGAAGCGATCCGTGTTATTCTGGGGACCACACAAGGGGAACGGGTTATGCGCCCGAGCTTTGGTTGCGGTGTTCAGGAATTTATCTTTGGGTTAACGGATGATACAACGCTTCATTTGCTCCAAAGTAATATTGAGGAAGCCATTCGGAACTGGGAACCTAGGGTTCATGAAGTCGATGTAAAAGCCATTCCGGAAGAAGATGATCCTGCTAAGGTGATGATTCATATTTCATACCAAGTACGTACGACGAATAACCTGTTTAACCAAGTATATCCGTTTTACTTATTCGAAGGATCGAAATAG
- a CDS encoding phage baseplate assembly protein V, with protein MFKAPDITIGGMSDFASQKLGGVMVAIVTNNTDPDKMGRVKLKLPMQETETETDWVRIATLMGGKEMGSLFIPEVGDEVLVAFHLGELRMPFVIGMLWNPKNKPPAPADKNDLRIIKSRSGHELSFNDKSGDESIKIKTKKGQIIELKDKDESISIADSSGNNKITIKGGSANEISVVSQTSKITLNAKGEVSIESTKEIKIKSTQISIEASATMALKAGATLDLKSDGIINIKGSMVKIN; from the coding sequence ATGTTCAAAGCTCCCGATATTACCATTGGTGGCATGTCCGATTTTGCCAGTCAGAAACTAGGCGGCGTCATGGTCGCCATTGTCACGAATAACACCGATCCAGATAAAATGGGGCGAGTGAAGCTCAAGCTTCCCATGCAGGAAACAGAAACCGAAACGGACTGGGTCCGGATCGCGACGTTAATGGGCGGTAAGGAAATGGGCAGCCTTTTTATACCGGAGGTAGGGGATGAAGTCTTAGTCGCTTTTCATCTGGGTGAGCTGCGAATGCCCTTCGTCATCGGCATGTTGTGGAATCCGAAGAATAAGCCGCCTGCGCCCGCGGATAAAAATGATTTGCGCATAATTAAATCACGCTCGGGTCATGAGCTTTCTTTCAACGATAAAAGTGGTGACGAGAGCATCAAGATTAAGACGAAAAAAGGCCAAATCATTGAATTGAAAGATAAAGATGAGAGTATTTCAATTGCGGATTCAAGCGGTAACAACAAGATTACGATCAAGGGCGGCTCAGCGAATGAAATTTCGGTTGTGAGCCAAACCTCGAAGATCACCTTGAACGCCAAAGGCGAGGTCAGCATCGAAAGTACGAAGGAAATCAAAATCAAATCCACCCAAATTAGCATAGAAGCTTCTGCCACGATGGCGCTGAAAGCTGGGGCCACACTGGATCTGAAGTCCGACGGTATCATTAATATTAAAGGCAGTATGGTCAAAATCAATTAG